A section of the Campylobacter concisus ATCC 51562 genome encodes:
- the uppS gene encoding polyprenyl diphosphate synthase has translation MNELNHLAIIMDGNGRWAKKRGFLRTNGHEAGANVVSDMCEFCIDNGVKILSLYAFSTENWKRPQKEVEFLMILLKKFLILKRADFIKNGIKFNTIGDISPFSDELKNEIEITKNATRENKNLLLNLAINYGSKDEIIRAVRKLNLEGCEINEASLNAALDESEPVDLLIRTGGESRLSNFMLWQASYAELFFTPTLWPDFSKDELTSIVSKFKNIERRFGGV, from the coding sequence TTGAATGAATTAAACCACCTTGCTATTATCATGGATGGAAATGGACGCTGGGCTAAAAAACGTGGATTTTTACGGACAAATGGGCACGAAGCTGGAGCAAATGTAGTAAGCGATATGTGCGAATTTTGTATCGATAATGGAGTGAAAATTTTAAGTCTTTATGCATTTAGCACCGAAAACTGGAAAAGACCACAAAAAGAGGTCGAGTTTTTGATGATTTTGCTTAAGAAATTTCTCATTTTAAAGCGTGCTGACTTTATAAAAAATGGGATCAAATTTAACACGATCGGCGACATTTCGCCATTTAGCGATGAGCTAAAAAACGAGATAGAAATCACCAAAAACGCTACAAGAGAGAATAAAAATTTATTATTAAATTTAGCTATAAACTACGGCTCAAAAGATGAAATCATTAGAGCTGTGAGAAAGCTAAATTTAGAAGGCTGCGAGATAAACGAAGCAAGCCTAAATGCAGCACTTGATGAGAGTGAGCCGGTAGATCTTCTCATTAGGACTGGTGGTGAGAGCAGGCTTTCAAATTTCATGCTCTGGCAGGCAAGCTACGCAGAGCTATTTTTTACGCCCACACTTTGGCCTGACTTTAGCAAGGATGAGCTTACAAGCATCGTTAGTAAATTTAAAAATATAGAGCGAAGATTTGGCGGAGTTTAG
- a CDS encoding prepilin peptidase, producing the protein MDNLVIFFALFAFVLGICVGSFSNVLIYRLPRNESINFPASHCPNCDHKLNFYHNVPIFSWIFLGGKCAFCKQKISLTYPVIELISGILFLICFFKECGEILSVETLLYALFLGLCFIMLLALSVIDIRYKAVPDPLLFAALFFAFIYALMLFIFKGNFAQILNLFLFAFIFWALRFVVSFAIKKEAMGSADIFITAIIGAILSVKLALVAIYLAALFTLPVYALVRKKSYELAFVPFLSLGLLITYAFKEQILEILRFIYE; encoded by the coding sequence ATGGATAATCTAGTCATCTTTTTTGCCCTTTTTGCTTTTGTTTTGGGTATTTGCGTGGGCTCATTTTCAAATGTGCTGATATATCGCTTGCCACGAAATGAGAGCATAAATTTTCCAGCTTCTCATTGCCCAAACTGCGACCATAAGCTAAATTTTTATCACAATGTTCCAATTTTTTCGTGGATATTTTTAGGCGGCAAATGTGCCTTTTGTAAGCAAAAAATAAGCCTCACCTATCCAGTGATCGAGCTAATTTCTGGGATACTTTTTCTGATCTGCTTTTTTAAAGAGTGCGGCGAAATTTTAAGTGTAGAAACACTGCTTTACGCGCTATTTTTAGGGCTTTGTTTTATAATGCTGCTAGCTCTTAGCGTCATAGACATAAGATATAAAGCCGTGCCAGATCCTCTGCTTTTTGCAGCGCTATTTTTCGCATTTATCTACGCTCTGATGCTTTTTATATTTAAAGGAAATTTTGCCCAAATTTTAAATTTATTCCTTTTTGCATTTATCTTTTGGGCGCTGAGATTTGTCGTAAGCTTTGCCATAAAAAAAGAAGCGATGGGTAGTGCAGATATCTTTATAACAGCGATCATCGGAGCTATTTTGTCAGTCAAGCTAGCTCTAGTGGCGATCTATCTTGCAGCACTTTTTACACTTCCAGTCTATGCGCTCGTTCGCAAAAAGAGCTACGAGCTAGCCTTTGTACCGTTTTTAAGCCTTGGCTTACTTATTACATACGCTTTTAAAGAGCAAATTTTAGAAATTTTAAGGTTTATTTATGAGTAG